In one window of Branchiostoma lanceolatum isolate klBraLanc5 chromosome 15, klBraLanc5.hap2, whole genome shotgun sequence DNA:
- the LOC136421275 gene encoding uncharacterized protein, translating to MYLNLYEDHFSYIGDFAKYAKSYGCPTCGRKFNRAYNLKVHQSNCTGAIKYVYPRGAYNRNQTIFEQLDDVAIRVNPVDRHYPYRATYDIECLLKPISGQSTDKMTWEAVHELLSVSVCSNVPGFTTPKCFVSEGDPAVVADKMLKYLRQISDAAYEELKGRFAGVFERIEALNPEDDEEAFMSQYQEQGIVMPEQNNTEQDAVTSEEDEKEENLLLVKREEEYECSVPSKEEDDNSTITEEENDGEGEEKGPGKENWVSKLIGRLHRHLRQLPVIGFNSGRYDVNAMKKVFLPHLYRQQETLRPIKKDNSFMSIETDELKFLDLINYVAPGFSYSHLLKAYECKETKGFFPYEWMDDLSKLDHTQLPPPDAFFSKLRGSHISPEDYQHCVDVWQQHGMQNMRDFLIWENNKDVVPMLEVIKKMVAFYKDIGIDMFKDGISVPGLTLKYLFMNLPSNTYFTLPGKEDVFRLFKENIVGGPSIIFHRHHQKGKTYIRQKDMEDIGRKPKLCQKVIGFDANALYLWSLMQDMPTGYYIRRQADSEFVREYSTHYWGRMATEWLDWVGHSRDIDIRNKFNHTEKRIGLRQVPVDGFCSATGEIFQFHGCFWHGHDCHLTADINTNAIRNKSMTELKEDTDEMTEYLREEGYKVIEMWECEWQRLKRNQEVSAFLAGRKTPTETKYKLLKEEILQAVREDELFGVVECDIEVPAHLKRHFAEMPPIFKNCNISIDDIGPFMKQYAETHHIMSKPRRSLIGSMFGKKILLATPLLKWYLEKGLEVTHVYQVLEYVPKKCFEPFGNKVSDARRAGDKDDKKKIIADTMKLIGNSAYGKTVTNKEKQFDVCYCDSDVTATQKINYPCFRMITEVVDGFYEIETGKRRIKFDLPLQIGFFVYQYAKLRMLQFYYDFMLTFVDVSDFQYCEMDTDSAYIAISADRLEDVIKPHMRDRYENEKHLWFPRTDDPQHAAYDKRTPGLFKEEWSGDAIVGLCSKTYYCFGGDDKSNDKFSCKGVSKKDNNITLQKYLRVLETQKSGQGVNRGFRVKDNQMLTYTQTRDAFSYFYPKRQVQDDGVTTLPLDI from the exons ATGTACCTGAATCTTTACGAGGATCACTTCAGCTACATTGGAGATTTTGCGAAGTATGCAAAGTCGTATGGCTGCCCCACGTGCGGTAGGAAGTTCAACCGTGCCTACAACTTGAAGGTTCACCAGTCAAACTGCACCGGGGCAATAAAGTACGTCTATCCTCGCGGGGCGTACAACAGAAATCAAACCATATTCGAGCAACTGGATGACGTAGCTATCCGCGTAAATCCAGTCGATCGCCACTATCCTTACCGGGCGACGTACGACATCGAGTGCCTCTTGAAACCAATTTCCGGTCAAAGCACGGACAAGATGACATGGGAGGCCGTCCACGAACTGCTGAGTGTTAGCGTCTGTTCCAATGTACCGGGATTCACGACGccaaaatgttttgtctccGAGGGTGATCCTGCCGTTGTTGCCGACAAGATGTTAAAGTATCTTCGGCAGATCAGTGACGCGGCCTACGAGGAGTTGAAGGGGCGTTTTGCCGGCGTCTTTGAACGGATAGAGGCCTTGAACCCGGAGGATGACGAAGAAGCCTTCATGTCTCAATACCAAGAACAAGGCATCGTGATGccggaacaaaacaacacagaacAAGATGCCGTGACGTCGGAAGAAgacgaaaaagaagaaaacttatTGCTGGTGAAACGGGAGGAAGAATATGAATGCTCCGTACCGTCAAAAGAAGAGGACGACAATTCCACgataacagaagaagaaaatgacggGGAGGGTGAAGAAAAAGGGCCAGGAAAAGAAAATTGGGTCAGCAAATTGATCGGCCGGCTCCATCGTCACCTACGTCAATTACCCGTCATCGGGTTCAACTCTGGTAGATACGACGTGAACGCCATGAAGAAGGTTTTCCTCCCCCATCTGTACAGACAACAGGAGACCCTCCGTCCCATCAAGAAGGACAACAGTTTCATGTCCATAGAGACAGACGAACTGAAATTCCTGGACCTGATCAACTATGTGGCGCCGGGCTTCTCGTACTCTCACCTCCTCAAAGCGTACGAGTGCAAGGAGACGAAAGGATTCTTCCC GTACGAATGGATGGACGACCTGTCCAAACTGGACCACACCCAACTCCCACCGCCGGACGCCTTCTTCAGCAAGCTGCGGGGGTCACACATTTCCCCAGAAGACTACCAACACTGTGTGGACGTGTGGCAGCAGCACGGCATGCAGAACATGCGGGACTTCTTGATATG GGAAAACAACAAGGATGTCGTCCCCATGTTAGAGGTCATCAAGAAGATGGTTGCCTTCTACAAAGACATCGGGATCGACATGTTTAAGGACGGGATCAGCGTCCCGGGGCTGACACTTAAGTATCTCTTCATGAACTTGCCGTCAAACACTTACTTTACACTGCCAGGCAAAGAGGACGTGTTCAGattattcaaagaaaatatcGTGGGGGGTCCTAGCATAATTTTTCATAGACATCACCAGAAGGGTAAGACCTATATCAGACAGAAGGACATGGAAGATATAGGTAGAAAACCAAAGCTCTGTCAAAAGGTGATTGGTTTCGATGCCAACGCCTTATACCTATGGTCGCTGATGCAGGACATGCCGACCGGGTATTACATTCGGCGTCAGGCAGACAGTGAGTTTGTGAGAGAGTATTCTACCCATTACTGGGGCCGCATGGCGACAGAATGGCTAGACTGGGTAGGGCACAGCCGTGACATCGACATCCGGAACAAATTTAACCATACAGAAAAACGTATTGGTCTCCGCCAAGTTCCCGTAGACGGGTTTTGTTCGGCCACAGGTGAAATCTTTCAGTTCCACGGGTGCTTCTGGCACGGCCATGACTGCCACCTCACCGCGGACATCAACACCAATGCAATTCGAAATAAGTCGATGACCGAACTAAAAGAGGACACAGACGAAATGACCGAGTATTTGCGGGAGGAGGGATACAAAGTGATCGAAATGTGGGAGTGTGAGTGGCAAAGACTAAAGAGAAATCAAGAGGTTTCCGCCTTTTTGGCTGGGCGCAAGACACCCACggaaacaaagtacaaattgcTCAAAGAGGAAATCCTCCAAGCTGTCCGCGAAGATGAGTTGTTCGGTGTGGTCGAGTGCGATATTGAAGTCCCTGCACATCTCAAAAGACATTTTGCCGAAATGCCCCCGATCTTTAAAAACTGCAACATTTCCATCGACGACATCGGCCCATTCATGAAGCAGTATGCCGAAACGCATCACATTATGTCCAAACCAAGGCGCTCTCTCATCGGCAGCATGTTTGGTAAAAAGATCTTGTTAGCCACACCCTTACTAAAATGGTATCTGGAGAAGGGGTTGGAAGTGACCCACGTTTATCAGGTACTAGAATACGTACCCAAAAAGTGTTTCGAACCTTTTGGCAACAAGGTCAGTGATGCACGTCGTGCTGGCGACAAAGACGACAAGAAGAAAATCATCGCGGACACGATGAAACTGATTGGTAACAGTGCCTACGGTAAGACAGTCACTAACAAAGAGAAACAGTTTGACGTGTGCTACTGCGATAGTGATGTCACTGCGACGCAAAAGATTAACTACCCCTGTTTCAGAATGATCACCGAGGTGGTCGATGGATTTTACGAAATCGAGACGGGCAAGCGGCGTATCAAGTTTGACCTGCCCCTTCAAATTGGTTTCTTTGTCTATCAGTATGCTAAATTACGCATGCTCCAGTTCTATTACGACTTCATGTTGACATTTGTGGACGTGTCTGATTTTCAATATTGCGAGATGGACACGGACTCGGCCTACATCGCCATCTCCGCGGACAGGCTGGAGGACGTCATCAAACCCCACATGCGTGACAGGTACGAAAACGAGAAACACCTCTGGTTCCCCCGCACAGACGACCCACAGCACGCGGCTTACGATAAGCGCACTCCCGGGCTGTTCAAGGAAGAATGGTCCGGGGATGCGATTGTCGGGCTGTGCTCCAAAACCTATTATTGCTTTGGTGGTGACGACAAATCAAATGACAAATTCAGTTGCAAGGGGGTgagcaaaaaagacaacaacatcaCTCTCCAAAAGTATCTCCGAGTCTTGGAGACCCAGAAAAGTGGTCAGGGTGTGAACAGAGGCTTCCGCGTGAAGGATAATCAGATGTTGACCTACACGCAAACACGCGACGctttttcatatttctatcCAAAACGTCAAGTTCAGGATGACGGTGTCACAACCCTACCCTTGGATATTTAG